Proteins from a genomic interval of Zonotrichia albicollis isolate bZonAlb1 chromosome 27, bZonAlb1.hap1, whole genome shotgun sequence:
- the LOC141731973 gene encoding olfactory receptor 14C36-like, translating to MSNSSSIGHFLLLALADTWQLQLLHFCLLLGISLAALLGNSLIISAVACGHHLHTPMFFFLLNMALSDPGSICTTVPKAMQNSLWDTTTISYTGCAAQLFFFLFFTGAEFSLLTIMCYDRYVSICKPLHYGTLLGSRACAHMAAAAWASGFVYSLLHTANTFSLPLCHGNALGQFFCEIPQILKLSCSKSYLRELGLLAVSVCLAFGCFVFIVFSYVQIFRVVLRIPSEQGRHKAFSTCLPHLAVVSLFLSTGSFANLKPPSMSSPSLDLTLSVLYSVVPPALNPLIYSLRNQELKAAVWTLMTGCFQEH from the coding sequence atgtccaacagcagctccatcggccacttcctcctgctggcactggcagacacgtggcagctgcagctcctgcacttctgcctcttgctgggcatctccctggctgctctcctgggcaaCAGCCTCATCATCAgtgccgtagcctgcggccaccacctgcacacgcccatgttcttcttcctgctcaacatggccctcagcgacccgggctccatctgcaccactgtccccaaagccatgcaaaattccctctgggacaccacgaccatctcctacactggatgtgctgctcagctctttttctttctcttctttactggagcagagttttccctcctgaccatcatgtgctacgaccgctatgtgtccatctgcaaacccctgcactacgggaccctcctgggcagcagagcttgtgcccacatggcagcagctgcctgggccagtggctttgTCTAttctctgctgcacacagccaatacattttccctgcccctgtgtcatggcaatgccctgggccagttcttctgtgaaatcccccagatcctcaagctctcctgctccaaatcctacctcagggaacttggacTTCTTGCTGTTAGTGTTTGTTTAGCATTTGGTTGCTTTgtattcattgttttctcctatgtgcagatcttcagggttgtgctgaggatcccctctgagcagggacggcacaaagccttttccacctgcctccctcacctggctgtggtctcactgttcctcagcactggatCATTTGCTAACCTGAAAcctccctccatgtcctccccatccctggatctgaccctgtcagttctgtactcggtggtgcctccagccctgaatcccctcatctacagcctgaggaaccaggagctcaaggctgcagtgtggacactgatgactggatgctttcaggaacattaa